From one Dama dama isolate Ldn47 chromosome 4, ASM3311817v1, whole genome shotgun sequence genomic stretch:
- the LOC133052012 gene encoding vomeronasal type-1 receptor 4-like: protein MSFQKDVLRTAIQAALKTTCLLQMGVGSLVNVILFFHNISPLLSGHKQRPTDMILTHMALANLLVLLSSGIPHTMTAFVSSKPLSILGCKLVYYIHRVARSTALCSTCVLSTYQSFTVTPRSEGRSLLRRAPRVTDSSCWICWIFSALVNICVPVNISGPQDTHNYSDTQGRWFCTSLVHISGFTFLWSVSDAIFISLMIWSSGSMVLLLHRHHQKMKYIHTRTGHHRCPPETRATHTILMLVVTFVIFYVLNSIFAFCISAFHDFRLWLLQTSSVLVSCFPTVSPFLLLLRDPRAPRFCS from the coding sequence ATGTCTTTTCAGAAAGATGTCCTAAGAACTGCAATTCAGGCAGCTCTGAAAACCACCtgtctcttacagatgggagttGGGTCTCTGGTCAATGTCATCCTTTTCTTCCACAACATCTCTCCACTCTTGTCTGGACACAAGCAGAGACCCACAGACATGATTCTCACCCACATGGCCCTGGCCAATCTCTTGGTTCTTCTCTCCTCTGGGATCCCCCACACAATGACAGCTTTTGTTTCAAGTAAGCCCCTGTCCATTCTAGGGTGTAAACTTGTATATTACATACACAGAGTGGCCCGCAGCACCGCCCTGTGCTCCACCTGTGTCCTGAGCACCTACCAGTCCTTCACCGTCACCCCCAGGAGTGAAGGGAGGTCATTGCTTAGAAGAGCCCCGAGGGTCACAGACTCTTCCTGTTGGATCTGCTGGATATTCAGTGCCTTAGTGAATATTTGTGTTCCTGTGAACATCAGTGGCCCACAGGACACGCACAACTATTCTGATACTCAAGGCAGGTGGTTCTGCACATCCTTGGTTCATATATCAGGCTTTACGTTCTTGTGGTCTGTCTCAGATGCCATATTTATTAGCCTCATGATCTGGTCCAGTGGCTCCATGGTGCTGCTTCTGCacagacaccaccagaaaatgaaGTATATTCACACCCGCACTGGACACCACAGATGCCCCCCAGAGACCAGAGCCACCCACACGATCCTGATGCTGGTGGTCACCTTTGTCATCTTCTATGTGCTgaattctatttttgctttttgtattaGTGCTTTTCACGATTTTCGCCTATGGTTGCTGCAGACCTCTAGTGTCTTAGTTTCAtgttttcccactgtttcccccttCCTCTTGCTCCTTAGGGATCCTAGAGCACCTAGATTCTGCTCCtga